The following coding sequences are from one Verrucosispora sp. WMMD573 window:
- a CDS encoding potassium channel family protein, with protein MSGGTAQRTDRLEAWERVSAAPLTVLSVVFLVVYAAPILRPDLSPAWRAACTATTVIVWALFWVDILVRLRLATNRRKFLREHLFDLVVLTLPMLRPLRAVRLVMVVLTINRRTEVWARGRLAVYVAATTALLVLVSALAVLDAERLAPDANITAFDDALWWSTVTITTVGYGDFYPVTTAGRFVALGLMIGGIGLIGFVTGSLATWIVDRVSASADKPAEVTGEDVAALRAEIAALRRRLDSDPAERSAD; from the coding sequence ATGAGCGGCGGGACAGCACAGCGGACCGATCGACTGGAGGCATGGGAGCGGGTCAGCGCCGCACCGCTCACCGTGCTGTCCGTGGTGTTCCTGGTGGTGTACGCGGCGCCGATCCTGCGCCCGGATCTCAGCCCGGCATGGCGGGCCGCCTGCACCGCCACGACGGTCATCGTCTGGGCGCTGTTCTGGGTGGACATCCTCGTTCGCCTGCGGTTGGCCACGAATCGGCGGAAGTTCCTCCGGGAACACCTGTTCGACCTGGTGGTGCTGACGCTGCCGATGCTGCGACCACTGCGCGCGGTACGCCTGGTCATGGTGGTGCTGACCATCAACCGTCGCACCGAGGTTTGGGCGCGCGGCCGGCTGGCCGTCTACGTCGCCGCCACCACGGCGCTGCTGGTGCTGGTCTCCGCGCTGGCTGTGCTCGACGCCGAACGACTAGCGCCGGACGCCAACATCACCGCCTTCGACGACGCGCTGTGGTGGTCGACGGTCACCATCACCACCGTCGGCTACGGCGACTTCTATCCGGTGACCACCGCCGGGCGATTCGTCGCCCTCGGTCTGATGATCGGTGGGATCGGCCTGATCGGTTTCGTCACGGGCTCGCTGGCGACCTGGATCGTCGACCGCGTCTCGGCCTCCGCCGACAAGCCGGCGGAGGTCACCGGCGAGGACGTGGCGGCCCTACGCGCCGAGATCGCCGCCCTGCGGCGACGCCTCGACTCCGATCCGGCCGAGCGGTCCGCCGACTGA
- a CDS encoding HAD-IC family P-type ATPase — MSTHEVVLLLETDPQRGLSNAEATRRLARYGPNVLPAAGGGGLLRRVLRQFHNPLIYVLIAAGVVTAVLGEYVDSAVIFAVVLINAAIGYAQESRAEAALDSLRSMVRTEARVIRDGELRAISSDDLVPGDLVVLEAGDKVPVDLRLVRLAELRVDESALTGESVPVDKLEAELPVGTPVADRRNMVWSGTLIAAGGGAGIAVATGAETELGQIHRLVGAAEALATPLTRKLARFSKVLTVIILVLAAVTFAVGLLRGQDVVETFTAAVALAVGAIPEGLPAAVTITLAIGVTRMARRRAVIRRLPAIETLGSTTVVCSDKTGTLTENQMTVRALWTPDAEFEVTGAGYRPDGEVRDGGRGGEALRWALLAGAGCNDARVREQDGEWLLAGDPTEGAMQVVAAKAGIDHGRLSADYPRRDTIPFDSKRQYMATLHDERATGRAVVLAKGGVERIVSMCRGEMGADGQIRPLRADAALRAAEDLAGRGLRVLATAVRPPDGPDDGFDEVALPGTLVLTGLQAMLDPPRSAAAPAVRACHSAGIDVKMITGDHAATAGAIAGQLGLLDSDRPERVVTGTDLEELPAEGFGEAVDRAAVFARVSPEQKLRLVETLQQRGHVVAVTGDGVNDAPALRQANIGIAMARSGTEVAKEAADMVLTDDDFATIEAAVEEGRGVFDNITKFIVWTLPTNLGEGLVVLVAIVLGATLPLLPTQILWINMTTAVLLGLMLAFEPKERGIMRRPPRDPARPLLTGPLVIRILLVATLLVAGAWWVFQWEQSNGADVAQARTAAMNVFVVVETFYLFSCRSLSRSAWRIGFFTNRLLLLGVAAQALCQLAITYLPPMNAIFDTAPIGPDVWLRILAIGAVSAVVVAVDKRLRHNLG; from the coding sequence ATGTCCACCCATGAGGTGGTGCTGCTGCTGGAGACGGATCCGCAGCGCGGCCTGAGCAACGCCGAGGCCACCCGGCGGCTGGCCCGGTACGGTCCCAACGTGCTGCCTGCCGCCGGTGGTGGCGGCCTGCTGCGTCGGGTCCTGCGGCAGTTCCACAACCCGCTCATCTACGTGCTGATCGCGGCCGGCGTGGTCACCGCGGTCCTCGGGGAGTACGTCGACTCCGCGGTGATCTTCGCGGTGGTGCTGATCAACGCCGCGATCGGGTACGCCCAGGAGTCGAGGGCCGAGGCGGCACTGGACAGCCTGCGCTCGATGGTGCGTACCGAGGCGCGGGTGATCCGCGACGGTGAGCTGCGGGCGATCTCCTCCGACGACCTGGTCCCCGGTGACCTGGTAGTGCTGGAGGCGGGCGACAAGGTGCCGGTGGATCTGCGGTTGGTCCGGCTGGCCGAGCTGCGGGTCGACGAGTCGGCGCTGACGGGCGAATCCGTGCCGGTGGACAAGTTGGAGGCGGAACTGCCGGTGGGCACCCCGGTCGCCGACCGGCGCAACATGGTCTGGTCGGGCACGCTCATCGCGGCCGGCGGCGGCGCCGGCATCGCGGTGGCCACCGGAGCCGAGACGGAACTCGGCCAGATTCACCGACTGGTCGGCGCGGCGGAGGCCCTGGCCACCCCGCTGACCCGCAAGCTGGCCCGGTTCAGCAAGGTGCTGACCGTGATCATCCTGGTGCTCGCGGCGGTGACGTTCGCGGTCGGCCTGCTCCGTGGCCAGGACGTGGTCGAGACGTTCACGGCGGCCGTGGCGCTCGCCGTCGGTGCGATCCCCGAAGGGCTGCCGGCGGCGGTCACCATCACCCTGGCGATCGGGGTCACCCGGATGGCCCGCCGACGGGCGGTGATCCGTCGTCTACCGGCGATCGAGACGTTGGGCAGCACGACTGTCGTCTGCTCCGACAAGACTGGCACCCTGACCGAGAACCAGATGACGGTCCGGGCGCTGTGGACCCCGGACGCCGAGTTCGAGGTGACCGGCGCTGGCTACCGGCCGGACGGGGAGGTCCGCGACGGCGGCCGGGGCGGCGAGGCGCTGCGCTGGGCGCTGCTGGCCGGTGCCGGATGCAACGACGCGCGGGTACGCGAACAGGACGGCGAGTGGCTGCTGGCCGGCGATCCGACCGAGGGTGCGATGCAGGTGGTCGCGGCCAAGGCGGGCATCGACCACGGCCGGCTGTCCGCCGACTATCCACGCCGGGACACCATCCCCTTCGACTCCAAGCGGCAGTACATGGCGACGTTGCACGACGAACGGGCCACGGGCCGCGCGGTGGTCCTGGCCAAGGGTGGTGTCGAGCGGATCGTGTCGATGTGCCGGGGCGAGATGGGTGCCGACGGGCAGATCCGCCCGCTCCGTGCCGACGCCGCGCTCCGGGCGGCCGAGGACCTGGCCGGTCGCGGGCTGCGGGTGCTGGCCACCGCCGTACGACCACCGGACGGCCCCGACGACGGCTTCGACGAGGTCGCGCTGCCCGGCACCCTGGTCCTGACCGGGCTACAGGCGATGCTCGACCCGCCGCGCAGCGCCGCGGCCCCGGCGGTGCGGGCGTGCCACTCGGCGGGCATCGACGTCAAGATGATCACAGGTGACCATGCGGCGACCGCCGGCGCCATCGCCGGCCAACTCGGCCTGCTCGACTCGGACCGCCCGGAACGGGTGGTCACCGGCACCGATCTCGAAGAGTTGCCCGCCGAGGGGTTCGGCGAGGCGGTGGACCGGGCCGCCGTCTTCGCCCGGGTCTCCCCGGAACAGAAGCTCCGCCTGGTCGAGACGCTTCAGCAACGAGGCCACGTGGTCGCCGTGACCGGCGACGGGGTCAACGACGCACCCGCGCTGCGGCAGGCGAACATCGGCATCGCCATGGCCCGATCCGGGACCGAGGTGGCCAAGGAAGCGGCCGACATGGTCCTCACCGATGACGACTTCGCCACCATCGAGGCCGCGGTGGAGGAGGGCCGCGGGGTCTTCGACAACATCACCAAGTTCATCGTCTGGACGCTGCCGACGAACCTCGGTGAAGGGCTGGTGGTGCTGGTCGCCATCGTGCTGGGTGCCACGCTGCCGCTGCTGCCCACCCAGATCCTCTGGATCAACATGACCACCGCGGTCCTGCTCGGCCTGATGCTGGCCTTCGAGCCTAAAGAGCGCGGCATCATGCGACGGCCGCCCCGCGACCCGGCCCGGCCGCTGCTGACCGGCCCTCTGGTGATACGGATCTTGCTGGTGGCCACGCTGCTGGTGGCCGGCGCGTGGTGGGTGTTCCAGTGGGAACAGTCCAACGGCGCCGATGTCGCGCAGGCGCGCACCGCCGCCATGAACGTCTTCGTCGTGGTCGAGACCTTCTACCTGTTCAGCTGCCGGTCGCTGAGCCGCTCGGCATGGCGGATCGGCTTCTTCACGAACCGCCTGCTGCTGCTCGGCGTCGCCGCGCAGGCCCTGTGCCAACTCGCCATCACGTACCTGCCACCGATGAACGCGATCTTCGACACGGCGCCGATCGGACCCGACGTGTGGTTGCGGATCCTGGCCATCGGTGCGGTCTCCGCCGTCGTGGTCGCCGTCGACAAGCGGCTGCGCCACAATCTCGGCTGA
- a CDS encoding CrcB family protein, with protein sequence MTVILVALGAAVGAPLRYLVDRAVQARHDSVFPWGTFVVNVVGSLLLGVLIGGAAVGAVPGSLLALLGVGLCGALTTYSTFGYETIRLFEHGARLSALVNAGVSVVAALGAAFVGVTLAESIWA encoded by the coding sequence ATGACCGTCATCCTGGTGGCGCTCGGCGCCGCTGTCGGCGCGCCACTGCGCTACCTCGTCGACCGGGCGGTGCAGGCACGTCACGACTCCGTCTTTCCGTGGGGCACCTTCGTGGTCAACGTGGTCGGCTCGCTCCTGCTCGGCGTCCTCATCGGTGGGGCCGCCGTGGGCGCGGTGCCCGGTTCCCTGCTCGCCCTGCTCGGCGTCGGTCTGTGCGGCGCACTGACCACCTACTCGACCTTCGGCTACGAGACGATCCGGCTCTTCGAGCACGGTGCCCGTCTCTCCGCGCTGGTCAACGCCGGGGTAAGCGTTGTCGCCGCGCTGGGTGCCGCGTTCGTCGGCGTCACCCTCGCCGAGTCGATCTGGGCCTGA
- the crcB gene encoding fluoride efflux transporter CrcB, translating into MTVRAQRPPVDPDVDLSVPGQRAELRGATASLLAAIAVGGMVGALARYGLTVAFPHPPRGFPWATFAVNVSGCLLIGALMVLITEAWTAHRLVRPFLGVGVLGGYTTFSTYAVEVQQAVTAGAARTGLLYLAGTLVAALVAVRLGVTLTRLATGVDRSRSAG; encoded by the coding sequence GTGACCGTGAGGGCGCAGCGACCGCCCGTCGATCCGGATGTCGATCTCAGTGTTCCGGGTCAGCGCGCGGAGCTGCGGGGCGCGACCGCCAGTCTGCTCGCCGCGATCGCCGTCGGCGGGATGGTCGGCGCGCTGGCCCGTTACGGGCTGACCGTGGCCTTCCCGCACCCGCCGCGCGGCTTTCCCTGGGCCACCTTCGCTGTCAACGTCTCCGGCTGCCTGCTCATCGGGGCGCTGATGGTGCTGATCACCGAGGCGTGGACCGCGCACCGGCTGGTCCGGCCCTTCCTCGGCGTCGGCGTGCTGGGGGGCTACACGACCTTCTCGACGTACGCCGTCGAGGTGCAGCAGGCGGTGACGGCCGGTGCGGCGCGGACCGGCCTGCTGTATCTCGCCGGTACCCTCGTCGCCGCCCTCGTGGCGGTCCGGCTGGGCGTGACCCTGACCCGGCTGGCGACCGGCGTGGACCGGAGCCGGAGCGCCGGATGA
- a CDS encoding YnfA family protein, protein MTVLRSVLLFALAAIAEIGGAWLVWQGWREHRGLWFVAVGVLALGAYGFVATFQPDPNFGRILAAYGGVFVAGSLAWGMIFDGFRPDRWDLTGAAICLLGVAVIMYAPRGA, encoded by the coding sequence GTGACCGTGCTGCGTTCCGTCCTGCTGTTCGCCCTGGCCGCGATCGCCGAGATCGGCGGGGCCTGGCTGGTGTGGCAGGGTTGGCGGGAGCACCGGGGGCTGTGGTTCGTCGCCGTCGGAGTGCTCGCCCTCGGCGCGTACGGCTTCGTCGCCACCTTCCAGCCCGACCCGAACTTCGGCCGCATCCTGGCGGCGTACGGCGGGGTTTTCGTCGCCGGCTCACTCGCCTGGGGGATGATCTTCGACGGCTTCCGTCCGGACCGCTGGGACCTCACCGGTGCCGCGATCTGCCTGCTCGGCGTCGCCGTCATCATGTACGCCCCGCGTGGTGCCTGA
- a CDS encoding ATP-binding cassette domain-containing protein: MAATSTRRPDRAEQAEPPAGESVLPEMRAMWWETGMRARTEAGLLAVFAELPRLIWAALRISWRADRLRTSVVAVATVGAGVMSAFGLLATQRVLVELFAGGPTGEKVVAALPALAVLAAATATRSGMAIATGYALNGLTPRVSREVERGLFEVTTAVRLEAFDADAFADDMERASRGTDSAVDLVPASMNLLAGLVGVVAVTVAVAVIHPLLLPALLVATVPNAWASLRAGHLRYQTYIAGSVRRRRMWLLHRLMAERASAPELRSYGLRRFLLNQYDRVMAVETDIELALARRVTTTVTVGSMIGGVATAVVYVLLGLLLVDGQIPLAAAATCVIAVQAAQRSLAVVTFQMDRVYTEGQHFRDYTGFMTRAATYLPEQAAVAAPERLRVLTVEAVSLRYPDRDVAAVDRVTLAVEAGQTVAFVGENGSGKSSLAAMIAALRTPSDGVIRWNGRPLPELDRDELRGRIAVVTQEYHKWPFTAATNIAIGDIDTEARQDRIEAAAARAVADEMIRELPHGYETLLDRTFAKGQDLSGGQWQRITAARGFLRDAELLVMDEPSSALDPRAEDALFQAIRDRRGRATTILITHRLANVRHADRIFVLHHGRLIEQGTHDELVAAGGRYAELFTLQAAGYADTDRSPAPRQHPHPAAG; this comes from the coding sequence ATGGCCGCCACGTCGACCCGGCGTCCTGACCGAGCGGAGCAGGCCGAGCCGCCGGCCGGGGAGTCGGTGCTCCCCGAGATGCGGGCCATGTGGTGGGAGACGGGGATGCGGGCGCGGACCGAGGCCGGTCTGCTCGCCGTCTTCGCCGAACTGCCCCGGCTGATCTGGGCAGCCCTGCGGATCAGCTGGCGGGCCGACCGGCTGCGCACCTCGGTGGTCGCCGTGGCGACGGTCGGTGCCGGCGTGATGTCGGCGTTCGGGCTGCTCGCAACGCAGCGGGTGCTGGTGGAGTTGTTCGCCGGTGGGCCGACCGGGGAGAAGGTGGTGGCCGCGCTGCCGGCGCTCGCGGTGCTGGCCGCCGCGACGGCGACGCGCTCCGGCATGGCGATCGCCACCGGTTACGCCCTGAACGGGCTGACGCCCCGGGTCAGCCGCGAGGTGGAGCGCGGGCTGTTCGAGGTGACCACGGCCGTGCGGCTGGAGGCATTCGACGCCGACGCCTTCGCCGACGACATGGAGCGCGCCTCGCGGGGCACCGATTCCGCTGTCGACCTGGTGCCCGCCTCGATGAACCTGCTCGCCGGGCTGGTGGGGGTGGTCGCGGTGACCGTGGCCGTGGCGGTGATCCACCCGCTGCTGCTGCCGGCGCTGCTGGTCGCGACCGTGCCGAACGCGTGGGCGTCGCTGCGGGCGGGGCACCTGCGGTACCAGACCTACATCGCCGGCTCGGTGCGGCGACGCCGGATGTGGTTGCTGCACCGGCTGATGGCTGAACGGGCCTCGGCACCGGAACTGCGCTCGTACGGTCTGCGGCGGTTCCTGCTGAACCAGTACGACCGGGTGATGGCGGTGGAGACCGACATCGAGCTGGCCCTGGCGCGTCGGGTGACCACGACGGTCACGGTGGGCTCGATGATCGGGGGCGTCGCCACCGCCGTGGTCTACGTGCTGCTCGGGCTGCTGCTCGTCGACGGCCAGATTCCGCTCGCGGCGGCGGCCACCTGTGTGATCGCGGTGCAGGCGGCACAACGTTCGCTGGCCGTGGTGACCTTCCAGATGGACCGCGTCTACACCGAGGGCCAGCACTTCCGCGACTACACCGGGTTCATGACCCGCGCTGCCACCTACCTGCCGGAGCAGGCGGCGGTGGCGGCACCCGAGCGGCTGCGGGTGCTGACCGTGGAGGCGGTGAGCCTGCGTTACCCGGATCGCGACGTCGCGGCGGTCGATCGCGTGACGTTGGCCGTCGAGGCGGGGCAGACGGTGGCCTTCGTCGGGGAGAACGGATCCGGCAAGAGCAGCCTGGCCGCGATGATCGCGGCCCTGCGTACCCCCAGCGACGGGGTGATCCGCTGGAACGGGCGGCCCCTGCCCGAGCTGGACCGCGACGAGTTGCGTGGTCGCATCGCCGTGGTCACTCAGGAGTACCACAAGTGGCCGTTCACCGCCGCCACGAACATCGCCATCGGGGACATCGACACCGAGGCCCGGCAGGACCGGATCGAGGCCGCCGCCGCCCGGGCGGTCGCCGACGAGATGATCCGCGAGCTGCCGCACGGGTACGAGACGCTGCTCGACCGCACGTTCGCCAAGGGGCAGGACCTCTCCGGCGGCCAGTGGCAGCGGATCACCGCCGCTCGTGGTTTCCTCCGCGACGCGGAGCTGCTGGTGATGGACGAGCCGTCCTCGGCGCTCGATCCGCGGGCCGAGGACGCGTTGTTCCAGGCCATCCGCGACCGGCGCGGTCGGGCCACCACCATCCTGATCACACACCGGCTGGCCAACGTCCGACACGCCGACCGGATCTTCGTGCTGCATCACGGTCGTCTGATCGAGCAGGGCACCCACGACGAACTCGTCGCCGCCGGTGGCCGGTACGCCGAGCTGTTCACCCTCCAGGCCGCCGGGTACGCGGACACCGACCGCTCACCCGCGCCCCGGCAACATCCGCACCCGGCCGCTGGCTGA
- a CDS encoding L-dopachrome tautomerase-related protein: MSEPVSDQPVGELELVHAFTGPMPTGVSVSHTGRIFVNFPRWGDEVPATVVELREGVEVPYPDERWNQPRDDDDPGAFVSVQSVVVDPVDRLWVLDTGSPKFQPTRPGGPKLVRIDLGSDTVTQVITFPPDVALPTTYLNDVRFDLRRGEAGLAYITDSAVAGPNGIIVVDLASGASWRRLHDHPSTKAEPLSRFRPVVEGRPLLQRPAAGPPGPLTIGADGIAISVDGSRLHYCPLVSRQWYSVATDALADVSAGADEVAATVIHEGDKGTGSDGLETDDAGRIYLSAYEHNAVLRRRPDGEYETVVHDPRLLWPDTLSVAVDGHLYVTANQLHRQPSFQQGRDLRRKPYALFRTRIDAGPVLLRR; the protein is encoded by the coding sequence ATGAGTGAGCCCGTGTCCGACCAGCCCGTCGGCGAGCTGGAACTGGTCCACGCCTTCACCGGGCCGATGCCCACCGGGGTAAGCGTCTCGCACACCGGCCGGATCTTCGTCAACTTTCCCCGGTGGGGCGACGAGGTGCCCGCCACCGTGGTCGAGCTGCGTGAGGGTGTCGAGGTGCCGTACCCGGACGAGCGGTGGAACCAGCCGCGTGACGACGACGACCCGGGTGCCTTCGTCTCGGTGCAGAGCGTGGTGGTCGACCCCGTCGACCGGCTCTGGGTGCTCGACACCGGCAGCCCGAAATTCCAACCGACGCGACCGGGCGGCCCCAAACTGGTCCGGATCGACCTGGGCAGCGACACGGTCACCCAGGTGATCACCTTCCCGCCGGACGTGGCGCTGCCCACCACGTACCTCAACGACGTGCGCTTCGACCTGCGGCGCGGCGAGGCGGGCCTGGCGTACATCACCGACTCCGCGGTCGCCGGGCCGAACGGGATCATCGTGGTCGACCTGGCCAGTGGTGCCTCCTGGCGACGACTGCACGACCATCCCTCGACCAAGGCGGAGCCACTGTCCCGTTTCCGGCCGGTGGTGGAGGGGAGACCCCTCCTGCAAAGACCGGCCGCCGGGCCGCCGGGTCCGTTGACCATCGGCGCGGACGGGATAGCCATCTCCGTCGACGGTTCCCGGCTCCACTACTGTCCGTTGGTCTCGCGCCAGTGGTACAGCGTCGCCACCGACGCGCTCGCCGACGTCTCGGCCGGCGCGGACGAGGTCGCCGCGACGGTGATCCACGAGGGCGACAAGGGCACCGGCTCCGACGGCCTGGAAACCGACGACGCCGGGCGCATCTACCTCAGCGCGTACGAGCACAACGCGGTGCTGCGGCGACGTCCCGACGGCGAGTACGAGACGGTCGTCCACGACCCTCGGCTGCTCTGGCCGGACACCCTGTCGGTGGCGGTGGACGGGCACCTCTACGTCACCGCGAACCAGTTGCACCGGCAGCCCAGCTTCCAGCAGGGCAGGGATCTGCGCCGCAAGCCGTACGCGCTGTTCCGGACCCGGATCGACGCCGGGCCGGTGCTGCTGCGGCGCTAG
- a CDS encoding copper resistance CopC family protein has translation MSRHLHRPLAAALAATLAATALLIGPVAPAYAHNVLSKATPAQDAKLKKAPTRITLEFLQKLNPSFTTITLSDADKQQVTTGEPEVSGTKGTVAIESPLANGVYTVAYRVVSKDGHPVQGSYKFTVADPTATAAPSPSPSPSPSVSAPAPTTSAPSAEPTAAAASPAASSSSGGPGTMALLAGGGVLLALVAAAAVLLRRRR, from the coding sequence ATGTCTCGCCACCTGCACCGGCCGCTCGCCGCCGCCCTCGCCGCAACGCTGGCCGCCACCGCCCTGCTGATCGGGCCGGTTGCCCCGGCGTACGCCCACAACGTGCTTAGCAAGGCCACTCCTGCGCAGGACGCCAAGCTGAAGAAGGCACCGACCCGGATCACCCTGGAGTTCCTCCAGAAGCTGAACCCGTCGTTCACCACCATCACCCTCAGCGACGCAGACAAGCAGCAGGTGACCACCGGCGAGCCGGAGGTCAGCGGCACCAAGGGCACCGTCGCCATCGAATCGCCGCTGGCCAACGGCGTCTACACCGTCGCGTACCGGGTGGTCTCCAAAGACGGACACCCGGTGCAGGGGTCGTACAAGTTCACCGTCGCCGACCCGACGGCCACCGCCGCACCAAGCCCCAGCCCCAGCCCCAGCCCCTCGGTAAGCGCGCCGGCACCGACCACGTCGGCCCCGAGCGCCGAACCGACCGCCGCAGCCGCCAGCCCGGCCGCGAGCAGTTCCTCCGGCGGTCCGGGCACGATGGCGCTGCTGGCCGGCGGCGGGGTTCTGCTGGCTCTGGTGGCCGCCGCGGCGGTGCTGCTGCGGCGCCGCCGCTAG
- a CDS encoding Dyp-type peroxidase, whose amino-acid sequence MSRRGLLTGGALAAGGTLAGAAAVASTRTEPAERPPERTPVAGVGEAVEAFHGRRQAGVVDEPQAHAAFVAFTLRPGTDRADLGRLLRLLSDDAARLTQGRPALADTEPELGLLPARLTVTFGFGPGLYAAAGLDDRRPPSVGDLPAFRIDRLQPRWSGGDLLVQICADDPLTVAHAQRVLVKDSRPFATVRWVQQGFRRAAGAEPGRTQRNLFGQLDGTANPKPGAPVETAVWVTDGPDWLRDSSTLVVRRISMNLETWDLLGRTDRELAVGRRLDTGAPLTGTREHDEPDFAALGPDGLTVIPDFSHLTRAHVTDDRFRILRRPYNYDGVPAADGTADSGLIFAAYQADIATQFLPIQRRLAERDLLNEWTTPIGSAVFAVPPGCPEGGWVGQQLLD is encoded by the coding sequence GTGAGCCGGCGTGGCCTGCTCACCGGCGGCGCCCTGGCCGCCGGTGGCACGCTGGCCGGCGCCGCCGCGGTGGCCAGCACCCGCACCGAGCCAGCGGAACGCCCGCCGGAGCGGACACCGGTGGCGGGCGTCGGCGAGGCGGTCGAAGCGTTCCACGGCAGACGGCAGGCCGGAGTCGTCGACGAACCGCAGGCGCACGCCGCGTTCGTCGCCTTCACCCTGCGCCCCGGCACCGACCGCGCCGACCTCGGGCGGCTGCTGCGGCTGCTCTCCGACGACGCCGCCCGCCTCACCCAGGGCCGGCCCGCGCTCGCCGACACCGAACCCGAGCTGGGGCTGCTGCCGGCCCGGCTGACCGTCACCTTCGGTTTCGGCCCTGGGTTGTACGCCGCCGCCGGTCTCGACGACCGCCGCCCGCCGTCCGTGGGAGACCTGCCCGCGTTCCGCATCGACCGGCTGCAACCCCGCTGGTCCGGTGGGGATCTGCTGGTGCAGATCTGCGCCGACGACCCGCTCACCGTGGCACACGCGCAGCGGGTCCTGGTCAAGGACAGTCGACCCTTCGCCACCGTACGCTGGGTGCAGCAGGGTTTCCGTCGGGCGGCCGGCGCGGAGCCGGGCCGGACCCAACGCAACCTCTTCGGCCAACTCGACGGCACCGCCAACCCGAAGCCCGGCGCACCGGTGGAGACCGCGGTCTGGGTCACCGACGGGCCGGACTGGCTGCGCGACAGCAGCACCCTGGTGGTGCGGCGGATCAGCATGAACCTGGAGACCTGGGACCTGCTCGGTCGCACCGACCGGGAACTGGCCGTCGGGCGGCGGCTGGACACCGGGGCTCCGCTGACCGGCACACGCGAACACGACGAGCCCGACTTCGCCGCCCTCGGCCCCGACGGGCTGACGGTCATCCCGGACTTCTCCCACCTCACCCGGGCGCACGTCACCGACGACCGGTTCCGGATCCTGCGCCGTCCCTACAACTACGATGGCGTACCCGCAGCCGACGGCACCGCGGACAGTGGGCTGATCTTCGCGGCGTACCAGGCCGACATCGCCACCCAGTTCCTGCCCATCCAGCGGCGGCTCGCCGAGCGGGATCTGCTCAACGAGTGGACCACCCCGATCGGCTCCGCCGTCTTCGCCGTACCGCCCGGCTGCCCGGAGGGTGGTTGGGTCGGTCAGCAACTGCTCGATTGA
- a CDS encoding copper chaperone PCu(A)C, with the protein MPSTLPRRLLRPAVLLTGATLIVSLAACGSSGTESSTTPTPSATASAEATVEAGVLGVRDPWVKAADEGMTAAFATLVNDSDTDVTVTGAATDLSPMELHEMAMADGKMVMRAKQDGVVIKAKSEYKLEPGGDHLMLMDLAKPVRAGDELSFTLTFADGRSQTFRAVAKPFTGAQESYAPGHGEPMPDMPTSHSPAP; encoded by the coding sequence ATGCCCAGCACCCTGCCTCGCCGGCTCCTGCGCCCGGCGGTCCTGCTCACCGGGGCCACGCTCATCGTCTCGCTGGCCGCCTGCGGGTCGTCCGGGACAGAGTCGTCGACCACCCCCACGCCGTCCGCCACGGCCTCCGCCGAAGCCACCGTCGAGGCCGGTGTGCTGGGCGTACGCGATCCTTGGGTGAAGGCCGCCGACGAGGGGATGACGGCAGCCTTCGCCACGCTTGTCAACGACAGCGACACCGACGTCACGGTCACCGGTGCCGCCACCGACCTGTCGCCGATGGAGCTGCACGAGATGGCCATGGCGGACGGCAAGATGGTGATGCGGGCCAAGCAGGACGGCGTGGTGATCAAGGCGAAGAGCGAGTACAAGCTGGAACCGGGCGGCGACCACCTGATGCTGATGGACCTCGCCAAGCCGGTGCGGGCCGGTGACGAGCTGTCCTTCACCCTCACCTTCGCTGACGGGCGCAGCCAGACGTTCCGCGCGGTGGCCAAGCCGTTCACCGGGGCGCAGGAGAGCTACGCGCCCGGGCACGGGGAACCGATGCCGGACATGCCGACGAGCCACAGCCCGGCACCGTGA